From Spartinivicinus ruber, the proteins below share one genomic window:
- a CDS encoding substrate-binding periplasmic protein, whose protein sequence is MIVKKFFVFLNLIIVITLSYSAWSKELVVATSEFSPWKIVEKGELKGIDGELIKELAHRLDLKVKYTECPFKRCLALMESGLVDIMTGLLKRPDREVYIQYLEPYYVNKKTSKIFYLLKGRGHLVKKYDDIYPLTVGVKRGVRYFKRFDEDAKIKKNPVTDVIQNLRKLEAGRIDAIVNTESQGDYLIHKNGFQGKFEKALFRPTPDVPFYFGISKKSEHMKQFKLFQNTLHKIIKEGQLEELMKKYMGE, encoded by the coding sequence ATGATTGTGAAAAAATTTTTTGTTTTTTTAAATTTGATTATTGTTATTACACTTTCTTACTCTGCATGGAGTAAAGAACTTGTTGTTGCTACTAGTGAGTTTTCACCTTGGAAGATTGTTGAAAAAGGAGAATTAAAAGGGATTGATGGTGAGCTTATTAAAGAGTTGGCACATCGTTTAGACTTAAAAGTGAAATATACTGAATGTCCATTTAAGCGTTGCCTTGCCTTAATGGAGAGTGGCCTAGTCGATATTATGACTGGACTGTTAAAGAGACCTGATAGGGAAGTTTATATTCAATATTTAGAGCCGTATTACGTTAATAAGAAAACATCCAAAATATTCTATTTACTTAAAGGTAGGGGACATTTAGTTAAAAAGTATGATGATATTTATCCATTAACTGTCGGTGTTAAAAGAGGTGTGAGGTATTTTAAAAGGTTTGATGAAGATGCTAAAATTAAAAAAAATCCCGTCACCGATGTAATACAAAATCTACGTAAGTTAGAGGCTGGTAGAATAGATGCCATTGTGAATACAGAATCACAAGGTGATTATTTAATCCATAAAAATGGATTTCAGGGTAAATTTGAAAAGGCATTATTTCGACCAACGCCTGATGTCCCTTTCTATTTTGGTATTTCAAAAAAATCAGAGCATATGAAACAGTTTAAACTGTTTCAAAATACGTTACATAAAATTATAAAGGAAGGCCAGCTTGAGGAATTAATGAAGAAATATATGGGAGAGTAA
- a CDS encoding DUF6939 family protein — MEKEFPGYQIIDVTSKAEMPWVKFSPF, encoded by the coding sequence ATAGAAAAGGAATTCCCTGGTTATCAGATTATTGATGTGACCTCAAAAGCAGAAATGCCGTGGGTAAAATTTAGTCCTTTTTAG
- a CDS encoding RHS repeat-associated core domain-containing protein: MNVNQALANAQKELANLEKEKMAELAVTAVDVAGMVDPTPASDLIGAGMSFARGDFLGGALSLVSVIPYVGDAVAKPAKAARTALRVKKIADKIAKAKARIAQLKKMEKAARTSSKGAAKVGEAVTDATSKVKNQFKKQKKGKCESCDFNAKQSKQQKAAAAKQKPEVKTNKASGENGNGQKVPSNDKTCTSGCPISMVAGEELLEQTDFVLSGPLSFVWSRTYRTSNNKAAELGTGWTTPLGEKLQQAGSQLFYFNQEGRSIPLPLPPANGQSYNQTEKLRVFDLGNDLISIKPQQGPEKIFRLTGDAANKQGQLIGLRDDCDNTIHISHGNAEQRTKLTSSWGQAVWFYHDPQGRITAITRGPDADTPPDTQPVVQYQYDSHGDLVAVLDALGHGEKYAYNNHVITQRTLKSGFSFYFEWDQYTPQGKCLRNWGDNGIYDYQFTWFPDENRSTSTDSRDATTEYRYNDNGQIISETDPLGGVTEHQYDDAGNVVSTVDPTGNTTLYEYSPDGLLIKVTDPEGNSHAIEYDDEGRPTTLTDPLGNRWSRQYDARGLLVKTLDPDANPTQIDYNPLGLPVQITDAMGHVRQLQWNEQAQLISQTDAEGQITQYHYDELGQVVASQDSQGAQTYYQYDALGQPIAAQLPNGKQIKLVYNPAGQLTAFTDEVGRTTKYEYEGLAQVKKRIDPAGQVFEYFYDTERNLTGLKNENGETYQLVYDLNENLIKEVGFDGREQHYEYNKSGQLIRHIDGPKIPTTDANPREAASPTNPEQPSIPITEFKRNKLGLLLEKHISDGEVSTFKYDAAGHLIEANNPHRQLSLAYNALGLLTQESQDNQTISHRYDPLGNRINTTLPDGQSIHYRYKPDGLFTDVALNDQLITQVRRDNQGREINRIQGVVESQFEYDIMGRLTRHRVGSRETRQLIIQREYGYDSAGNLALIKDLKKGETQFQYDALDRLTVVNGIIKESFAHDPAGTILAQTDYLNGQSQGNRLLFQGDRHFAYDSRGNLAAEKRGKNGKLVTRYTYNHANQLIKVESASQTSEFTYDALGRRVSKKDNFGETAFLWNGDVLLSETRQNIHKTYLYEPESFRPLALVQDNQVYFYHLDHLGTPQEISDARGNIVWSVQYRAYGNVVRKQVEHIQNNLRFQGQYFDEETGLHYNRHRYYDPGLGRFINQDPIGLLGGDNVYQYAPNPVSWVDPLGLSSKPEDCNRFKYRALTKDQEPQALRNQPIQPKDLDANYSIQEHIDNGSLKTQYNSMGSKKAATFYGRANPRRGKHKKSVIIKVDTQKIPKEKVHDVSKGIDPSTGKELNLPGKAYARKDKEVLIEGSIPSNAYEVLDD; the protein is encoded by the coding sequence ATGAATGTAAATCAAGCTCTAGCCAATGCACAAAAAGAGCTGGCTAACTTAGAAAAAGAAAAGATGGCTGAATTAGCTGTCACTGCTGTTGATGTGGCAGGTATGGTTGATCCTACCCCAGCTTCTGACTTGATTGGTGCTGGGATGAGTTTTGCTCGCGGAGATTTTCTAGGTGGCGCCTTATCATTAGTCTCCGTCATTCCCTATGTAGGTGATGCAGTTGCTAAACCAGCAAAAGCAGCCCGCACAGCACTTCGCGTTAAAAAAATTGCTGACAAAATAGCCAAAGCTAAAGCAAGGATTGCTCAGCTTAAAAAAATGGAAAAAGCTGCGAGAACCTCAAGCAAAGGGGCTGCTAAAGTTGGTGAGGCGGTAACCGACGCAACAAGTAAAGTCAAAAACCAATTCAAAAAACAAAAAAAAGGCAAATGTGAATCCTGCGATTTTAATGCGAAGCAATCTAAACAACAAAAAGCGGCGGCCGCCAAACAAAAACCGGAAGTAAAAACCAATAAAGCCTCGGGTGAAAACGGTAATGGCCAAAAAGTTCCCAGTAATGATAAAACCTGCACCAGTGGTTGTCCGATTAGTATGGTGGCAGGCGAAGAGCTGCTTGAGCAAACGGATTTTGTGTTAAGTGGGCCACTGAGTTTTGTTTGGAGCCGCACCTACCGTACCAGTAATAATAAAGCTGCCGAGTTAGGCACAGGTTGGACCACCCCGTTAGGTGAAAAGCTTCAACAAGCAGGTAGCCAACTGTTTTATTTCAATCAGGAAGGTCGCTCAATTCCCTTACCATTACCGCCAGCTAATGGCCAAAGTTATAACCAAACTGAAAAACTACGGGTTTTTGATTTAGGTAATGATTTAATTTCGATTAAACCCCAGCAAGGCCCAGAAAAAATCTTCCGACTTACCGGCGATGCTGCAAACAAACAGGGACAATTAATTGGACTGAGAGATGACTGTGATAACACCATTCATATCAGTCATGGTAATGCGGAACAGCGCACTAAATTGACCAGCAGCTGGGGGCAGGCCGTTTGGTTTTATCATGACCCACAAGGCCGGATTACGGCCATTACCCGAGGGCCAGATGCCGACACCCCACCAGATACCCAACCTGTCGTGCAATACCAATACGACAGTCATGGGGATTTAGTTGCGGTATTGGATGCCTTAGGCCATGGGGAAAAGTACGCTTATAACAATCATGTTATCACCCAACGTACCTTAAAAAGTGGCTTTAGCTTTTATTTCGAATGGGATCAATACACGCCACAAGGCAAGTGTTTACGCAACTGGGGGGACAATGGCATTTATGATTATCAATTTACCTGGTTCCCAGATGAAAACCGCAGCACTTCTACCGATAGTCGTGACGCCACCACTGAGTATCGCTATAACGACAATGGCCAGATTATCAGTGAAACAGATCCTCTAGGAGGGGTGACTGAACACCAATATGATGATGCCGGTAATGTCGTCAGCACAGTTGATCCGACAGGTAATACCACGCTTTATGAATATAGTCCTGATGGTTTATTGATAAAAGTCACCGACCCGGAAGGTAATAGCCACGCGATTGAATACGATGACGAAGGTCGGCCGACTACATTAACTGACCCATTAGGTAACCGTTGGAGCCGTCAATACGACGCGCGAGGGCTGTTAGTTAAAACCCTTGACCCAGATGCTAACCCAACCCAAATTGACTACAATCCCTTGGGCTTACCCGTACAAATTACCGATGCTATGGGGCATGTACGGCAACTACAGTGGAACGAACAAGCCCAGTTAATTAGCCAAACCGATGCAGAAGGTCAAATCACCCAATACCATTATGACGAACTAGGTCAGGTAGTTGCCAGCCAAGACAGTCAAGGGGCCCAAACTTATTATCAATATGATGCCTTAGGCCAGCCAATTGCGGCGCAACTACCCAATGGCAAACAGATTAAACTGGTTTATAACCCCGCAGGGCAGCTGACCGCTTTTACTGATGAAGTCGGTCGCACCACAAAGTATGAATATGAGGGGCTAGCTCAGGTTAAAAAACGCATTGACCCTGCTGGCCAAGTGTTTGAATACTTTTACGATACCGAACGTAATTTAACGGGCCTAAAAAACGAAAATGGCGAAACCTATCAATTAGTTTATGACCTCAATGAGAACCTGATTAAGGAGGTGGGTTTTGATGGCCGAGAACAACACTATGAGTACAACAAATCCGGTCAATTAATCAGACATATTGATGGGCCGAAAATCCCAACAACCGATGCAAATCCAAGGGAAGCAGCAAGCCCAACAAACCCCGAACAACCCAGTATTCCCATTACCGAATTTAAACGTAATAAACTGGGACTACTGCTTGAAAAGCACATCAGTGATGGTGAAGTCAGCACCTTTAAATACGATGCTGCTGGGCACTTAATTGAAGCCAATAACCCTCATCGCCAACTTAGCTTGGCATATAATGCTCTTGGCTTACTTACCCAAGAAAGTCAGGATAACCAAACCATCAGCCACCGTTATGACCCATTAGGCAACCGAATTAACACCACCCTGCCTGATGGTCAAAGTATTCATTACCGTTACAAGCCTGATGGTTTATTTACTGATGTAGCCTTAAACGACCAGTTAATCACGCAAGTAAGGCGTGATAACCAAGGGCGGGAAATCAACCGTATTCAAGGGGTAGTAGAAAGCCAGTTTGAATACGACATAATGGGAAGGCTTACCCGCCACCGAGTGGGTAGCCGAGAAACACGGCAGTTAATCATCCAGCGGGAATATGGCTATGATAGTGCAGGTAATTTAGCCTTAATCAAAGACTTGAAAAAAGGCGAAACCCAGTTTCAATATGATGCTCTAGATCGGCTAACCGTAGTTAATGGCATTATTAAAGAAAGTTTTGCCCATGACCCTGCAGGTACTATTTTAGCGCAAACAGATTACCTCAATGGTCAATCACAAGGTAACCGGCTGTTATTCCAAGGGGACCGCCATTTTGCTTACGACAGTCGCGGTAATTTAGCGGCCGAAAAACGCGGTAAGAACGGCAAACTGGTCACTCGCTACACTTACAATCACGCAAACCAACTCATTAAAGTTGAAAGCGCCAGCCAAACCTCTGAGTTTACATACGACGCACTCGGGCGAAGAGTCAGTAAAAAAGATAATTTTGGCGAAACCGCATTCCTCTGGAATGGGGATGTCCTGCTATCAGAAACCAGGCAAAATATCCATAAAACCTACCTATATGAACCAGAGTCTTTTCGACCACTTGCGTTAGTGCAGGATAACCAGGTTTATTTTTATCACCTGGACCACTTAGGCACTCCACAGGAAATCAGCGACGCCAGAGGCAACATCGTCTGGTCCGTTCAATACCGGGCTTATGGCAATGTTGTTAGAAAACAAGTGGAACATATCCAAAACAACCTGCGGTTCCAGGGACAGTACTTTGATGAAGAAACTGGCCTGCATTACAACCGGCACCGGTATTATGACCCAGGGTTAGGACGGTTTATTAATCAAGACCCGATTGGGTTATTAGGTGGTGATAATGTTTATCAATATGCACCTAATCCGGTAAGTTGGGTTGATCCGTTGGGATTGAGTAGTAAGCCAGAAGATTGTAATAGGTTTAAATATAGAGCTTTAACTAAGGATCAGGAACCCCAAGCATTAAGAAACCAACCTATTCAGCCAAAAGACTTAGATGCAAACTATTCTATTCAAGAGCACATTGACAATGGCTCATTAAAAACTCAATACAACTCTATGGGTAGTAAAAAAGCTGCTACTTTTTATGGAAGAGCAAATCCTAGAAGAGGAAAACATAAAAAGAGTGTGATCATAAAGGTTGATACACAAAAAATACCAAAAGAGAAAGTACATGATGTATCTAAAGGTATTGATCCTTCCACAGGGAAAGAATTAAATTTACCTGGAAAAGCCTATGCCCGAAAAGACAAAGAAGTATTAATTGAAGGTAGTATTCCTTCAAACGCTTATGAGGTTCTTGATGACTAG
- a CDS encoding sigma-54-dependent transcriptional regulator — MNTTPKVLLVDDEEQVLKANRQWLELSGFSVICCNTAKAAINELQQGFIGIVISDVKMPGMDGFALLEQAKTINADLPIILITGHGDVSMAVEALHKGAYDFIEKPFDPDRLKERIQRAQEQLQLKIKNQQLRQQLAEQSGISAKLIGESKAIQQVHDEILALANLDTPVLIYGETGCGKELVAQCLHEYSQRANKPFVALNCGAIPEALFESELFGHEAGAFSGAQKLRKGKLEHADGGVVFLDEIESMPLHLQVKLLRALQSGEIERLGSNRLINLDIRVISATKINLKDAGDFRQDLYYRLNVSEIFLPPLRERTVDISLLFTYFAQLAAEQYQQPVRVLAPSDADVLTHYAWPGNIRELKNVATRFILTKEKAVVDLIHSPSEKELVTEPERVSTGLLSLSLQLNQYERQLIHNALIQHKGNISQVMIELDLPRRTLNQKMQKYGLNRLDYLNK; from the coding sequence ATGAATACTACACCCAAGGTGTTATTGGTTGATGATGAAGAGCAAGTACTGAAGGCAAATAGACAGTGGTTGGAGTTAAGTGGCTTTTCTGTAATTTGCTGTAATACTGCCAAAGCAGCAATTAATGAACTTCAGCAAGGGTTTATTGGAATTGTTATTAGTGATGTAAAAATGCCTGGCATGGATGGTTTTGCTTTATTGGAACAGGCTAAAACAATTAATGCCGACTTACCCATCATTTTAATTACAGGACATGGAGATGTCAGTATGGCTGTAGAGGCATTACATAAAGGCGCTTATGACTTTATTGAAAAGCCATTTGATCCTGACCGTTTAAAGGAGCGAATCCAAAGGGCTCAAGAACAACTCCAGTTAAAAATAAAAAACCAACAATTGCGTCAACAATTAGCCGAGCAGAGTGGTATATCTGCCAAGTTAATTGGTGAAAGTAAAGCTATACAGCAGGTTCATGATGAAATTCTAGCGCTTGCAAATCTTGATACGCCAGTACTGATTTATGGTGAAACAGGTTGTGGTAAAGAGCTAGTGGCGCAATGTTTACATGAGTATAGTCAGCGTGCTAATAAGCCATTTGTTGCTTTAAACTGTGGCGCTATTCCAGAGGCTTTATTTGAAAGTGAGTTGTTTGGGCATGAGGCAGGGGCTTTTAGCGGTGCGCAAAAACTACGCAAAGGTAAATTGGAGCATGCAGATGGAGGCGTAGTTTTTCTCGATGAAATTGAAAGCATGCCATTGCATCTACAAGTTAAATTGCTGCGAGCATTACAGTCAGGGGAAATAGAACGGCTTGGCTCAAACCGATTGATAAATTTGGATATTCGGGTGATTAGCGCTACGAAAATCAACTTGAAAGATGCAGGGGATTTTCGTCAGGATTTATATTATCGATTAAATGTATCTGAAATATTTTTGCCGCCATTAAGAGAACGAACAGTGGACATTTCGCTGTTATTTACCTATTTTGCACAACTAGCTGCAGAGCAGTATCAACAGCCAGTAAGAGTATTAGCGCCAAGTGATGCAGATGTTCTTACTCATTATGCATGGCCAGGTAATATTCGAGAATTAAAAAATGTTGCCACTCGCTTTATATTAACTAAGGAAAAAGCAGTAGTTGATTTAATTCATTCACCCAGTGAAAAAGAGTTGGTGACAGAGCCCGAAAGAGTATCAACTGGGCTGCTATCACTTAGTCTGCAGCTTAACCAATATGAACGGCAACTGATACATAATGCACTTATACAACATAAAGGTAATATAAGTCAGGTAATGATTGAACTCGATTTGCCAAGACGAACATTAAATCAAAAAATGCAAAAATACGGATTAAATCGTCTTGATTATTTGAATAAATAG